In Pseudoduganella albidiflava, a single window of DNA contains:
- a CDS encoding winged helix-turn-helix domain-containing protein: protein MASQPAAKPRLALVERPGPGTERKALSLAPIERVRSTSATLRRIENMQKLIGELQQHEMLADEIAWFLKFSPSGARKYIRDLREAGVIELARYIEGTATYLGKAVYRLTPDAERVQAFLAAIAQPKREGSPPRKERPSLREQSMAGSGRHFHILADDTHYAIRVNRGPVTRDPLVAALFGAPQSLQKAQQ from the coding sequence ATGGCCTCCCAGCCCGCCGCGAAGCCGCGCCTGGCGCTGGTGGAGCGCCCGGGTCCGGGGACCGAGCGCAAGGCATTGTCGCTGGCGCCGATCGAGCGCGTACGGTCCACCTCGGCCACGCTGCGCCGTATCGAAAACATGCAGAAACTGATCGGCGAACTGCAGCAGCATGAAATGCTGGCCGACGAAATCGCATGGTTCCTCAAGTTTTCCCCGTCCGGCGCCCGCAAGTACATCCGCGACCTGCGCGAAGCGGGCGTGATCGAACTGGCCCGCTATATCGAGGGCACCGCCACCTACCTGGGCAAGGCCGTCTACCGGCTAACCCCGGATGCCGAGCGCGTGCAGGCCTTCCTGGCCGCGATCGCCCAGCCGAAACGCGAAGGCTCGCCGCCGCGCAAGGAACGCCCGAGCCTGCGCGAGCAGAGCATGGCCGGCAGCGGCCGCCACTTCCATATCCTGGCGGACGATACGCATTACGCGATCCGCGTGAACCGCGGCCCCGTGACGCGCGACCCGCTGGTGGCCGCCCTGTTCGGCGCCCCGCAATCGCTGCAGAAGGCCCAGCAGTAA
- a CDS encoding zinc-dependent peptidase — translation MDALLGLTVVALAVATPFLYPRLTLRRALARPLPPAALAALRRYVPIHDRLAPELQEQLHRLVKQFLHQKKFVGCAGLDVTDEMRVAIAGQACLLLLNRATGVYPSLRTILLYPGAFAAARQDVGPGGVVTHFRQTMLGESWQDGRVVLSWDDTERGALAWDGHNVVLHEFAHQLDSESGATNGAPYLGSSENYRNWSEVLSRDYAHLRRAAWMGSQDSVLDHYGATSPAEFFAVATETFFGKPWQLAQRHPALYDELAKYYRVDPRAWLDEPPAAFEPDHPASLGPAVSPALPANRSFAWASW, via the coding sequence ATGGACGCATTGCTTGGTTTGACGGTCGTGGCGCTGGCAGTGGCCACGCCATTCCTGTATCCCCGCCTGACCTTGCGCCGGGCATTGGCCCGGCCACTGCCGCCAGCCGCGCTTGCGGCGCTGCGCCGCTACGTTCCCATCCATGATCGCCTCGCGCCGGAGCTGCAGGAACAACTGCACCGGCTCGTCAAGCAATTCCTCCACCAGAAAAAGTTCGTCGGCTGTGCCGGGCTCGACGTCACGGACGAGATGCGCGTGGCCATTGCCGGCCAGGCTTGCCTGCTCCTGCTGAACCGCGCCACCGGCGTCTATCCTTCGCTGCGCACGATCCTGCTGTACCCGGGCGCCTTTGCCGCGGCGCGGCAGGACGTGGGGCCGGGCGGTGTCGTCACGCATTTCCGCCAGACCATGCTGGGCGAGTCGTGGCAGGATGGCCGCGTGGTGCTGTCCTGGGACGATACGGAGCGTGGCGCGCTGGCCTGGGATGGCCATAACGTGGTGCTGCACGAATTCGCCCACCAGCTCGACAGCGAATCGGGTGCCACCAATGGCGCACCGTACCTGGGCAGTAGCGAAAACTACCGCAACTGGTCCGAGGTCCTGTCCCGCGATTATGCGCACCTGCGCCGCGCCGCCTGGATGGGCAGCCAGGACAGCGTGCTCGATCATTACGGCGCCACCAGTCCGGCCGAGTTCTTCGCCGTCGCCACCGAGACATTCTTCGGCAAGCCATGGCAGCTGGCGCAGCGCCACCCGGCGCTGTACGACGAGCTGGCGAAGTATTACCGTGTCGATCCGCGCGCGTGGCTGGACGAACCGCCGGCCGCGTTCGAGCCGGACCATCCGGCATCGCTGGGGCCAGCCGTGTCGCCGGCGCTGCCCGCCAACCGCTCGTTCGCCTGGGCCAGCTGGTAA
- a CDS encoding ATP-binding protein: MHFEEYDASLPPAAPSGAARSDPAPAGPASSDPAPAGAVPSDPALSTRLQYLIDNTPALIYSTVPSGDFKMTFVSNNAFNMLGYRPAEMLADPNFWFDHIHPDDKPRIVASLAEVFTEGQRVYEYRFRTADGRYLWMHDTLRLIRDAAGRPLEVIGALTDITDRKAMEEALLAKGIEQQQLIGKLREAHEQLLQAEKLASIGQLAAGIAHEINNPIGFVNSNMSSLQGYVGALLRLVDEYHGAIAGYPELIGHMAPLRRDADLDFLRDDATALIGESIDGLRRVKEIVQSLREFSHVGETEWQFADLHRGLDSTLNIVANELKFKVTVVKEYGNLPLVECRASQLNQVFMNLLVNAGQAIAERGVIRIRTGVQGDWVWVEIADTGAGIAPEHLTRIFEPFFTTKPVGSGTGLGLSLSYGIVNRHGGRIEVQSQPGQGTAFTVWLPQRPPHREAGAAG; this comes from the coding sequence ATGCACTTCGAAGAGTACGATGCCTCGCTTCCACCCGCCGCGCCTTCCGGCGCGGCTCGCTCCGATCCAGCGCCTGCCGGCCCGGCCAGCTCCGATCCCGCGCCAGCCGGCGCCGTGCCTTCCGATCCCGCGCTGTCCACCCGCCTGCAATACCTGATCGACAACACCCCGGCGCTGATCTACTCCACGGTGCCGAGCGGCGACTTCAAGATGACGTTCGTCAGCAATAACGCCTTCAACATGCTGGGCTACCGGCCTGCGGAAATGCTGGCGGACCCGAATTTCTGGTTCGACCATATCCATCCCGACGACAAGCCGCGCATCGTTGCCAGCCTGGCCGAAGTGTTCACCGAAGGGCAGCGGGTATACGAATACCGTTTCCGCACGGCGGACGGGCGCTACCTGTGGATGCACGATACCCTGCGGCTGATCCGCGACGCGGCTGGCCGGCCGCTGGAAGTGATCGGCGCGCTGACCGACATCACCGACCGCAAGGCAATGGAGGAGGCGCTGCTGGCGAAAGGCATCGAACAGCAGCAGCTGATCGGCAAGCTGCGCGAAGCCCATGAGCAGTTGCTGCAGGCCGAAAAGTTGGCCTCCATCGGGCAACTGGCGGCCGGCATCGCGCACGAGATCAATAACCCGATCGGCTTCGTCAATTCCAACATGAGTTCGCTGCAAGGCTACGTGGGCGCGCTGCTGCGGCTGGTCGACGAGTACCACGGCGCCATTGCCGGGTACCCTGAGCTGATCGGCCACATGGCGCCGCTGCGGCGGGATGCCGACCTGGACTTCCTGCGCGACGACGCCACGGCGCTCATCGGCGAATCCATCGACGGCTTGCGGCGCGTGAAGGAAATCGTGCAATCGCTGCGCGAGTTCTCGCACGTCGGTGAAACGGAATGGCAGTTCGCCGACCTGCACCGCGGGCTGGACAGCACGCTGAACATCGTTGCCAACGAATTGAAGTTCAAGGTCACCGTGGTCAAGGAATACGGCAACCTGCCCCTGGTGGAGTGCCGCGCGTCGCAATTGAACCAGGTCTTCATGAACCTGCTCGTCAATGCCGGCCAGGCGATCGCCGAACGGGGCGTGATCCGTATCCGTACCGGCGTGCAGGGCGACTGGGTATGGGTGGAAATCGCCGATACCGGCGCCGGCATCGCGCCGGAGCACCTGACCCGCATCTTCGAGCCATTCTTCACCACCAAACCGGTGGGCAGCGGCACCGGCCTGGGGCTGTCGCTGTCGTATGGCATCGTCAACCGGCATGGCGGGCGCATCGAGGTCCAGTCCCAGCCGGGCCAGGGCACCGCGTTCACCGTCTGGCTGCCACAGCGCCCGCCGCATCGGGAAGCTGGCGCCGCTGGCTGA
- a CDS encoding glycine zipper domain-containing protein, with the protein MTTIIAGHFQLQEQIDGARQALLEAGYPEDRISSFYVNQPGQHDMHALGGDRTLSPGAKDSPEGLAKGAATGGAIGAAIGAATVPLTGPAGPVVGGLLGAHVGSLYSFSHMKEKGEPEQGGENTVAPRKSGMLVAVALPDGDEDRVVQLLRRLGANDIERADGTIAGGDWKDFDPLSLPRRIA; encoded by the coding sequence ATGACAACCATCATCGCCGGTCATTTCCAGCTGCAGGAACAAATCGACGGCGCACGCCAGGCCCTGCTGGAAGCGGGCTACCCGGAAGACCGCATCAGCTCGTTTTATGTGAACCAGCCCGGCCAGCATGACATGCATGCCCTGGGCGGCGACCGCACGCTGTCGCCTGGCGCCAAGGATTCCCCGGAAGGCCTGGCGAAGGGGGCCGCCACCGGCGGCGCGATCGGCGCGGCCATCGGTGCCGCGACGGTGCCGCTGACCGGCCCCGCCGGCCCGGTGGTCGGCGGCCTGCTCGGCGCGCACGTGGGCTCGCTGTACAGCTTCTCGCACATGAAGGAGAAGGGCGAACCGGAGCAGGGCGGCGAAAACACCGTCGCACCGCGCAAGTCCGGCATGCTGGTCGCGGTCGCCTTGCCGGATGGCGACGAGGACCGCGTCGTGCAGCTGCTGCGCAGGCTGGGCGCCAACGACATCGAGCGCGCCGACGGCACCATCGCCGGTGGCGACTGGAAAGACTTCGATCCACTGTCGCTGCCGCGGCGTATCGCCTGA